The proteins below come from a single Rhodanobacter sp. LX-99 genomic window:
- a CDS encoding Hpt domain-containing protein: MRLQDHIDFTTLQWVKPELDDTLSIAREALESYVDNPGKRDYMRTCADHLHQVQGTLQMVELYGAAMVTAEMEALAIALLEDRVTYREEAYAALMRGLMQLPDYLERLSSGHRDVPVVLLPLLNDLRASRELEPLPESAMFHPNLDAFLPEQAPAAMSEAYAEAHRGELVDLRLRFQQQLLGWFRGQNAAQQLVNMRKTLLAITARCHHVHGRRLWWIAAGVLEGLEQGSLKGYAGEVRQLIGKVDRNIRLLIEQGEDSLRGGDADDVACKLLYIVAQAKQRSPQMELLRSTYALDGLLPDAGELEHARGSMAGHNRALLDSVSRALKDDLLRVKEALDLFLRQQNGDPAQLAAQGEVLERVGDTLGMLALAVPRRVVTEQRRVLDEIANRMRAADEETLLDVAGALLYVEASLDDHIESLGSEDEAGTGETMHALPRSEALGVVTTLMQEAIANTGKVKDAIVAFVESGWEHDRLGGAPVLMDEVAGAMRMLSSPRPAELAQGVGRFIGYELLEDRRVPSGAQMDQLADALAALEYYLEAAREHRGGLEHILDVAEHSLGLLGYWPVPSARAASMAAFAPEAAAPAGYAGGDEEHPELSESVSLLSGDDLGHLFIGDSQTPAAPMHDLDGLRLAQTEATAPAALDRAGPDEPGDDWIEVEEEVVEQVPVRDALAANTSFNINAEGIDDDIREIFLEEMQEEIDNLRSAEKVWLADPAQTSSLVGIRRSFHTLKGSGRLVGAGVLGEFAWKVEDMLNRVLDNTIEPGTNVQALVRHAIDALPPLLAALKGEGAPNVPLGAIMHTAEQLAAGNQARLEDHAPQAMETVRRIVRRRVPRADVAAEAAEAVPTASLTDAGAVSAMPEPAEPAQAMAMPVMPPVDPVLLEILRSEVAQYLQTIRAAVQRCDDELTIGEELLRAVHTLHGAIAMVDIPLLTQLLSPLEGLFKRLRAANLPLSSDGVRLLSQSVDVVDHVMGQFDVAEPQLPNVDALTAQITSMRDYYPESKVAHVVFEPQADEVEPAEAVTPADHAEADQAIMAASLEAGMSEAMAAQAEAAATGASADAGEAQEIHPDEARHAELTAELVAALDAFEPEQAAAELAAAEKLAAEQAAAAQAAAEKLAAEQAATEKLAAEQAAEQAAAERAAAEKLAAEQAAAERAQAEKLAAEKIAAEKLAEERVAAERAAASRAAEEVTDAAAQEPAYALAGSGQIDADLLEVFIDEAREILDHADGVLAQWHAEPAELAHVPELQRDLHTLKGGARIAGLVPVGDLSHAIETLLEKPIRDTSKTGPLIAAMEASFDQLHALVQQVAQGQATDYPQAMIDHLLALAGETALADDVAPAPMPVPAAPLPAVSVAGDLDLPELMPEAEEEVRSSQEQIRVRADLLDSLVNHAGEVAIYRSRLEQQVAGYRFNLVELEQTVARLRSQLRMLEIETEAQIIARFQREHREAGLTAFDPLELDRYSQLQQYSRALAESVSDLVSIQNMLDELTRQAETLLIQQSRVSTELQDGLLRTRMLPFDTMVPNLRRTLRQAAQEQGKNAQLHVDGAHGEMDRNLLDRIKAPFEHMLRNAIAHGIETPAERRKAGKPAEGAVHITVAREATEVVVRVSDDGRGLNREAIRKRGIERGLLRAETRPTDNQLLSLITQTGFSTASQVTQLAGRGVGMDVVANEIKQLGGSLSIESEEGKGTTFVLRLPFTLAVTQAILVRIGEATFAIPMTSVQGVARVNPDDLAELMAEDEPSFQYGNEAYGIHDLAELLGLPPGLPTEEEQQPLLLTRAGDLRAAIRIDAVLGSREIVVKSVGPQISSVPGLLGATIMGDGSVLIILDLAPLVRHGIIRREQRLAEGLSAVQAPVVEEVQVRPLVMVVDDSITMRKVTSRVLERHEYEVSTAKDGVDALEKLHERVPDLMLLDIEMPRMDGYELATHMKADPRLRDVPIIMITSRSGDKHRQRAFDIGVDRYLGKPYQEAELLVQIGEVLEQRAVEPVHD, encoded by the coding sequence ATGAGACTTCAAGACCACATCGATTTCACCACGCTGCAGTGGGTCAAGCCGGAGCTCGACGACACCTTGTCGATCGCCCGCGAGGCACTGGAGTCGTACGTCGACAATCCGGGCAAGCGCGACTACATGCGTACCTGCGCGGATCACCTGCATCAGGTGCAAGGCACCTTGCAGATGGTCGAGCTGTACGGTGCGGCGATGGTGACGGCGGAGATGGAGGCGCTCGCCATCGCCCTGCTCGAGGATCGCGTCACCTATCGCGAGGAAGCCTACGCCGCGCTGATGCGCGGCCTGATGCAGCTGCCCGACTACCTGGAGCGGCTGTCCAGCGGCCACCGCGACGTGCCGGTGGTGCTGCTGCCGCTGCTCAACGACCTGCGTGCGAGCCGCGAGCTGGAACCGTTGCCCGAGTCGGCGATGTTCCACCCCAACCTCGACGCGTTCCTGCCGGAGCAGGCGCCCGCGGCGATGAGCGAGGCGTATGCCGAAGCGCACCGCGGCGAGCTGGTGGACCTGCGGCTGCGCTTCCAGCAGCAGCTGCTCGGCTGGTTCCGCGGGCAGAATGCCGCGCAGCAGCTGGTCAACATGCGCAAGACCCTGCTGGCGATCACCGCGCGCTGCCATCACGTGCATGGCCGGCGCCTGTGGTGGATCGCCGCCGGCGTGCTGGAAGGCCTGGAACAAGGTTCCCTCAAGGGTTATGCCGGCGAAGTGCGCCAGCTGATCGGCAAGGTCGACCGCAACATCCGCCTGCTGATCGAGCAGGGCGAAGACAGCCTGCGCGGCGGCGATGCGGACGACGTGGCCTGCAAGCTGCTCTACATCGTGGCCCAGGCCAAGCAGCGCAGCCCGCAGATGGAGCTGTTGCGCAGTACCTACGCGCTGGACGGCCTGCTGCCCGATGCCGGCGAACTGGAGCACGCCCGCGGCTCGATGGCCGGGCACAACCGCGCGCTGCTCGATTCGGTGTCGCGCGCGCTGAAGGACGACCTGCTGCGCGTCAAGGAGGCGCTGGACCTGTTCCTGCGCCAGCAGAACGGCGACCCGGCGCAGCTGGCCGCGCAGGGCGAAGTGCTCGAGCGCGTCGGCGACACGCTGGGCATGCTGGCGCTGGCGGTGCCGCGCCGGGTCGTTACCGAGCAGCGGCGCGTACTCGACGAGATCGCCAACCGCATGCGCGCGGCCGACGAGGAGACCCTGCTCGACGTGGCCGGTGCCCTGCTGTACGTCGAGGCATCGCTGGACGACCACATCGAGAGCCTGGGTTCCGAGGACGAGGCGGGCACCGGCGAAACGATGCACGCCCTTCCGCGCAGCGAGGCGCTGGGCGTCGTCACCACGCTGATGCAGGAAGCGATTGCCAATACAGGCAAGGTCAAGGACGCGATCGTGGCGTTCGTCGAATCCGGCTGGGAGCACGACCGGCTGGGCGGTGCGCCGGTCCTGATGGACGAGGTCGCCGGCGCGATGCGCATGCTGTCGTCGCCGCGCCCGGCCGAATTGGCCCAGGGCGTGGGCCGCTTCATCGGCTACGAATTGCTGGAAGACCGGCGCGTGCCGAGCGGTGCGCAGATGGATCAGCTGGCCGATGCGCTGGCGGCGCTGGAGTATTACCTGGAGGCCGCGCGCGAGCATCGCGGTGGCCTGGAACACATTCTCGACGTGGCCGAGCACAGCCTCGGCCTGCTCGGCTACTGGCCCGTGCCGTCGGCGCGCGCGGCGTCCATGGCAGCCTTCGCGCCGGAAGCGGCGGCGCCTGCCGGGTACGCCGGCGGGGACGAGGAGCATCCGGAGCTGTCCGAGTCCGTCAGCCTGTTGTCGGGCGACGACCTGGGCCACCTCTTCATCGGCGACAGCCAGACGCCTGCCGCTCCCATGCATGACCTGGACGGGCTGCGCCTGGCGCAGACCGAAGCGACCGCACCGGCCGCACTGGATCGCGCCGGGCCCGACGAGCCGGGCGACGACTGGATCGAAGTCGAGGAAGAAGTGGTCGAGCAGGTGCCGGTGCGCGACGCGCTGGCGGCGAATACCAGTTTCAACATCAACGCCGAAGGCATCGACGACGATATCCGCGAAATCTTCCTGGAGGAGATGCAGGAGGAGATCGACAACCTGCGCAGCGCCGAAAAGGTCTGGCTGGCCGATCCCGCGCAGACTTCGTCGCTGGTCGGCATTCGCCGGTCGTTCCACACGCTGAAGGGGTCGGGCCGGCTGGTCGGCGCCGGCGTGCTCGGCGAGTTCGCGTGGAAAGTGGAGGACATGCTCAACCGCGTGCTGGACAACACCATCGAGCCGGGCACCAACGTGCAGGCGCTGGTGCGGCACGCGATCGATGCCTTGCCGCCGCTGCTGGCCGCACTCAAGGGCGAAGGTGCGCCGAACGTGCCGCTCGGCGCGATCATGCACACCGCCGAGCAGCTCGCCGCCGGCAACCAGGCGCGCCTGGAAGACCATGCGCCGCAGGCCATGGAAACCGTGCGCCGCATCGTGCGCCGGCGCGTGCCGCGTGCCGACGTGGCGGCAGAAGCGGCCGAAGCCGTGCCCACCGCGAGCCTGACGGATGCGGGTGCCGTATCCGCCATGCCGGAGCCGGCTGAACCCGCGCAAGCCATGGCGATGCCGGTGATGCCGCCGGTGGATCCGGTGCTGCTGGAGATCCTGCGCAGCGAAGTGGCGCAGTACCTGCAGACCATCCGCGCCGCGGTCCAGCGTTGCGACGACGAATTGACGATCGGCGAAGAACTGCTGCGGGCCGTGCATACACTGCATGGTGCGATCGCGATGGTCGACATCCCGTTGCTGACGCAACTGCTGTCGCCGCTGGAAGGCCTGTTCAAGCGCCTGCGCGCCGCCAACCTGCCGCTGTCGTCCGACGGCGTGCGCCTGCTGAGCCAGTCGGTCGACGTGGTCGATCACGTGATGGGCCAGTTCGACGTGGCCGAGCCGCAGCTGCCGAACGTCGATGCGCTCACCGCGCAGATCACCAGCATGCGCGACTACTACCCCGAATCGAAGGTGGCGCACGTCGTGTTCGAACCGCAGGCCGACGAAGTCGAGCCGGCGGAGGCCGTCACCCCGGCAGATCATGCCGAGGCCGATCAGGCGATCATGGCCGCCTCGCTGGAGGCCGGCATGTCCGAGGCCATGGCGGCGCAGGCCGAGGCGGCAGCCACCGGGGCTTCGGCCGATGCCGGCGAAGCACAGGAAATCCACCCCGACGAAGCACGCCATGCCGAGCTGACTGCCGAATTGGTGGCGGCGCTGGATGCCTTCGAACCCGAGCAGGCGGCTGCCGAACTGGCAGCCGCCGAAAAGCTGGCGGCCGAGCAGGCCGCGGCGGCGCAAGCCGCGGCGGAAAAGCTGGCAGCCGAGCAGGCAGCCACAGAGAAATTGGCCGCGGAACAGGCAGCAGAACAGGCTGCCGCCGAGCGGGCAGCCGCCGAAAAGCTGGCGGCCGAGCAAGCAGCGGCCGAACGAGCCCAGGCGGAAAAACTGGCGGCGGAAAAGATCGCCGCCGAAAAGCTGGCCGAGGAACGGGTTGCCGCCGAGCGGGCAGCCGCCAGCCGTGCCGCGGAAGAGGTGACTGACGCCGCGGCGCAGGAGCCTGCCTATGCCTTGGCCGGGTCCGGCCAGATCGATGCCGATCTGCTGGAAGTCTTCATCGACGAGGCGCGCGAGATCCTCGACCACGCCGATGGCGTGCTGGCGCAGTGGCATGCCGAGCCGGCCGAGCTGGCGCACGTGCCGGAACTGCAGCGCGACCTGCATACGCTCAAGGGCGGCGCGCGCATCGCTGGCCTGGTGCCGGTGGGCGATCTCAGCCACGCGATCGAGACGCTGCTCGAGAAGCCGATCCGCGATACCTCGAAGACCGGGCCGCTGATCGCCGCCATGGAGGCGAGCTTCGACCAGTTGCACGCCCTGGTCCAGCAGGTGGCGCAAGGCCAGGCCACCGATTACCCGCAGGCCATGATCGACCACCTGTTGGCGCTGGCCGGCGAAACGGCGCTGGCCGACGACGTGGCGCCGGCGCCCATGCCGGTTCCGGCGGCGCCATTGCCGGCGGTTTCCGTGGCGGGCGATCTCGACCTGCCCGAACTGATGCCGGAGGCAGAGGAGGAAGTCCGCTCCTCGCAGGAACAGATCCGCGTTCGCGCCGACCTGCTCGACAGCCTGGTCAATCATGCCGGCGAAGTGGCGATCTACCGTTCGCGACTGGAGCAGCAGGTCGCGGGCTACCGCTTCAACCTGGTCGAGCTGGAACAGACCGTCGCGCGCTTGCGCAGCCAGCTGCGCATGCTGGAAATCGAGACCGAGGCGCAGATCATCGCGCGCTTCCAGCGCGAGCATCGCGAAGCGGGCCTGACCGCGTTCGATCCGCTCGAGCTCGATCGCTATTCGCAGCTGCAGCAGTACTCGCGTGCGCTGGCCGAGTCGGTATCCGACCTTGTGTCGATCCAGAACATGCTGGACGAGCTGACCCGCCAGGCCGAGACCCTGCTGATCCAGCAGTCGCGAGTCAGTACCGAACTGCAGGACGGTCTGCTGCGCACGCGCATGCTGCCGTTCGACACGATGGTGCCGAACCTGCGCCGCACGTTGCGCCAGGCCGCCCAGGAGCAGGGCAAGAACGCCCAGCTTCACGTGGACGGCGCCCACGGCGAAATGGACCGCAACCTGCTCGATCGCATCAAGGCGCCGTTCGAGCACATGCTGCGCAACGCGATCGCGCACGGCATCGAGACCCCGGCCGAACGCCGCAAGGCCGGCAAGCCGGCCGAGGGCGCGGTGCACATCACGGTGGCGCGCGAGGCCACCGAGGTGGTGGTGCGGGTCAGCGACGACGGCCGCGGCCTGAATCGCGAGGCGATCCGCAAGCGCGGCATCGAACGCGGGCTGCTGCGAGCCGAGACCCGGCCCACCGACAACCAGTTGCTCTCGCTGATCACCCAGACCGGCTTTTCCACCGCCAGCCAGGTCACCCAGCTGGCCGGTCGCGGCGTCGGCATGGACGTGGTGGCGAACGAGATCAAGCAGCTCGGCGGTTCGCTGTCGATCGAGTCGGAAGAGGGCAAGGGCACCACCTTCGTGCTGCGCCTGCCGTTCACCCTTGCGGTGACCCAGGCGATCCTGGTGCGCATCGGCGAGGCCACGTTCGCGATCCCGATGACCTCGGTGCAGGGCGTGGCAAGGGTCAATCCGGACGACCTGGCCGAGCTGATGGCCGAGGACGAGCCGTCGTTCCAGTACGGCAACGAGGCCTACGGCATCCATGACCTGGCCGAATTGCTGGGCCTGCCGCCGGGCCTGCCGACCGAGGAAGAACAGCAGCCGCTGCTGCTGACCCGCGCGGGCGACCTGCGCGCGGCGATCCGCATCGACGCGGTGCTCGGCTCGCGCGAGATCGTGGTGAAGTCGGTCGGCCCGCAGATCAGCTCGGTGCCGGGCCTGCTCGGCGCGACCATCATGGGCGACGGCTCGGTGCTGATCATTCTGGATCTGGCGCCGCTGGTGCGCCACGGCATCATCCGCCGCGAGCAGCGCCTGGCCGAAGGCCTCAGCGCGGTCCAGGCGCCAGTGGTCGAGGAAGTGCAGGTGCGGCCGCTGGTGATGGTGGTGGACGACTCGATCACCATGCGCAAGGTCACCAGTCGCGTGCTGGAGCGTCACGAGTACGAAGTCAGCACGGCGAAGGACGGCGTCGATGCGCTGGAGAAACTGCACGAGCGCGTACCCGACCTGATGCTGCTGGACATCGAGATGCCGCGCATGGACGGCTACGAGCTGGCCACCCACATGAAGGCGGATCCGCGACTGCGCGACGTGCCGATCATCATGATCACCTCGCGCAGCGGCGACAAACACCGCCAGCGCGCGTTCGACATCGGAGTGGACCGCTACCTCGGCAAGCCGTACCAGGAGGCCGAGTTGCTGGTGCAGATCGGGGAGGTGCTGGAGCAGCGTGCGGTGGAGCCGGTTCATGATTGA
- a CDS encoding methyl-accepting chemotaxis protein, which yields MSTTGGVSRERGYTALIVLLLIAIGFAALDFFLLNQKNGEDRQAIALTTQIQVLSQQTAKFALESADGNTDSFKELESTRNAIDSAVQRLDKGDPKSGMQPYADNNATPAGRAVSALDASWKQLDADIGKILSNKAVVLDSGQRAGTLSQQMPLLNSSMEQVVNILQQRNGSSEQMLGTSRQMLSADRIIRRVQEVLQGGDSAQSAADGLSRDAQLYGNVLKGLIEGNPDSGVKPINDANARKILTEMDASWAQLADPVAKLVAAAGNIADVKRAGNQASLDSQTVLLRANDLSEQIGKLPLRRLFPNVWWGLLGAIAAVAFALLLVITLVRDQRRRFAQSTELNQRNQEAIMRLLDEMGSLAEGDLTVKTTVSEDITGAIADSVNYAIDELRSLVTTINETSEQVSSSAQESQTTARHLANAAEQQARQISTATSAINQIASSMDDVSKNSAESADVAERSVKIASHGAEVVRETISGMDSIRDQIQETSKRIKRLGESSQEIGSIVELINDIAEQTNILALNAAIQAASAGEAGRGFAVVADEVQRLAERSTSATKRIETLVQTIQSDTNEAVNSMEQTTAEVVAGARLAEDAGSALGDIERVSHDLSALIQNISTAAREQSAAATDISVSMNAIQEITSQTSQGASQTADSIGTLAQLASDLRRSVAHFKLPG from the coding sequence ATGAGCACTACAGGGGGCGTCAGCAGGGAACGCGGTTACACCGCACTTATTGTCCTGCTGCTGATTGCGATCGGCTTCGCGGCGCTGGACTTCTTCCTGCTCAACCAGAAGAACGGCGAGGATCGCCAGGCGATCGCGCTGACCACGCAGATCCAGGTGCTGTCACAGCAGACGGCGAAATTCGCGCTGGAATCGGCGGACGGCAACACCGACTCCTTCAAGGAACTCGAATCCACCCGCAACGCGATCGATTCGGCCGTGCAGCGACTGGACAAGGGCGACCCCAAGAGCGGCATGCAGCCCTATGCGGACAACAACGCCACGCCTGCCGGTCGCGCCGTAAGCGCGCTCGACGCCTCCTGGAAGCAGCTCGACGCGGACATCGGCAAGATCCTGTCCAACAAGGCGGTGGTGCTCGATTCCGGGCAGCGCGCGGGTACCCTTTCGCAGCAGATGCCGTTGCTCAACTCGAGCATGGAGCAGGTGGTCAACATCCTGCAGCAGCGCAACGGCAGTTCCGAACAGATGCTGGGCACCTCCCGCCAGATGCTGTCCGCTGACCGCATCATCCGCCGCGTGCAGGAAGTGCTGCAGGGCGGCGACAGCGCCCAGTCGGCAGCCGACGGCCTGTCCCGCGACGCGCAGCTGTACGGCAACGTGCTGAAGGGCCTGATCGAGGGCAACCCCGACAGCGGCGTGAAACCGATCAACGACGCGAATGCGCGCAAGATCCTCACCGAGATGGACGCCAGCTGGGCCCAGCTGGCCGACCCGGTGGCCAAGCTGGTCGCCGCCGCCGGCAACATCGCCGACGTGAAGCGCGCGGGCAACCAGGCCTCGCTGGATTCGCAGACCGTGCTGCTGCGCGCGAACGACCTGTCCGAACAGATCGGCAAGCTGCCGCTGCGCCGGCTGTTCCCGAACGTGTGGTGGGGCCTGCTCGGCGCGATCGCGGCGGTGGCGTTCGCGTTGCTGCTGGTCATCACCCTGGTGCGCGACCAGCGCCGCCGGTTCGCCCAGAGTACCGAGCTGAACCAGCGCAACCAGGAGGCGATCATGCGCCTGCTGGACGAGATGGGCTCGCTGGCGGAAGGCGACCTGACCGTGAAGACCACGGTGTCGGAGGACATCACCGGCGCGATCGCCGACTCGGTGAACTACGCCATCGACGAGCTGCGTTCACTGGTGACGACCATCAACGAGACCTCCGAGCAGGTGTCGTCCTCGGCGCAGGAAAGCCAGACCACCGCCCGCCACCTGGCCAACGCGGCCGAGCAGCAGGCGCGGCAGATCAGCACCGCGACCTCGGCGATCAACCAGATCGCCAGCTCGATGGATGACGTGTCGAAGAATTCCGCCGAGTCGGCCGACGTGGCCGAACGCTCGGTGAAGATCGCCTCGCACGGCGCCGAGGTGGTGCGCGAGACGATCTCCGGCATGGACTCGATCCGCGACCAGATCCAGGAGACCTCCAAGCGCATCAAGCGCCTGGGCGAATCCTCGCAGGAGATCGGCTCGATCGTGGAACTGATCAACGACATCGCCGAGCAGACCAACATCCTGGCGTTGAACGCGGCGATCCAGGCCGCTTCGGCCGGCGAGGCGGGTCGAGGCTTCGCGGTGGTGGCGGACGAAGTGCAGCGACTGGCGGAACGCTCGACCAGCGCAACCAAGCGCATCGAGACGCTGGTGCAGACGATTCAGTCCGATACCAACGAAGCGGTGAACTCGATGGAGCAGACCACCGCCGAGGTGGTCGCCGGTGCGCGCCTGGCGGAGGACGCCGGCAGCGCGCTGGGCGACATCGAGCGCGTGTCGCACGATCTGTCCGCGCTGATTCAGAACATCTCCACGGCGGCGCGCGAGCAGTCCGCGGCGGCAACCGATATTTCGGTGTCAATGAACGCAATTCAGGAAATCACCTCGCAGACCTCGCAGGGCGCAAGCCAGACGGCCGACTCCATCGGTACGCTGGCGCAACTGGCGAGCGACCTGCGGCGATCGGTGGCGCACTTCAAGCTGCCGGGTTGA
- a CDS encoding chemotaxis protein CheW, with amino-acid sequence MNQSVNRTPFEILAHYERLSLGHASDTQDKLEAPGLWRGIGFRVGSRLLVSGIDEINELLAVPVLTPVPGTQPWLLGVANVRGNLVPVIDFGRFLFGDRTQHTERARLLVVRQGGGNVALLVDEVFGQRTVDEEQRREAGREDDPRLARFVDSRVGEQQLAVFSMNRLVRAPDFRQAAA; translated from the coding sequence ATGAACCAGTCCGTCAACCGTACTCCCTTCGAGATCCTGGCCCATTACGAGCGACTGTCGCTCGGGCATGCGTCCGATACGCAGGACAAGCTCGAGGCGCCCGGGTTGTGGCGCGGGATCGGTTTCCGGGTCGGTTCGCGCCTGCTGGTCAGCGGCATCGACGAGATCAACGAGCTGCTGGCGGTACCGGTGCTGACGCCGGTGCCGGGCACCCAGCCGTGGCTGCTCGGCGTGGCCAACGTGCGCGGCAACCTGGTGCCGGTGATCGATTTCGGCCGTTTCCTGTTCGGCGATCGCACGCAGCACACCGAGCGCGCCCGCCTGCTGGTGGTGCGCCAGGGCGGCGGCAACGTGGCGTTGCTGGTGGACGAGGTATTCGGCCAGCGCACGGTGGACGAAGAACAGCGGCGCGAGGCGGGGCGCGAAGACGATCCGCGACTCGCCCGCTTCGTCGACAGCCGGGTGGGCGAGCAGCAGTTGGCCGTTTTCAGCATGAACCGGCTGGTGCGCGCACCGGATTTCCGGCAGGCCGCGGCCTGA
- a CDS encoding response regulator, translating into MATILIIDDSPTDVRVFTTLLERAGHQVVAVSTAEEGIERVRADMPDLVIMDVIMPGMNGFQATRTLTRDPKTQSVPIVMITTKSMETDRVWGLRQGAKAFITKPVNEKELLACINELLPSEK; encoded by the coding sequence GTGGCCACTATTCTCATCATCGACGACTCGCCGACCGACGTGCGCGTGTTCACCACGCTGCTTGAACGGGCCGGGCACCAGGTCGTCGCCGTCAGCACGGCCGAGGAGGGCATCGAGCGCGTGCGCGCCGACATGCCCGACCTGGTCATCATGGACGTGATCATGCCCGGCATGAACGGTTTCCAGGCCACGCGCACGCTCACGCGCGATCCGAAGACCCAGAGCGTGCCGATCGTGATGATCACCACCAAGTCGATGGAAACCGATCGCGTCTGGGGCCTGCGCCAGGGCGCCAAGGCCTTCATCACCAAGCCGGTGAACGAAAAAGAGCTGCTGGCCTGCATCAACGAATTGTTGCCGAGCGAGAAATGA
- a CDS encoding response regulator, which yields MNLNMSANDLAGLKVMVIDDSKTIRRTAETLLKKEGCEVLTAVDGFEALAKISDQKPAIIFVDIMMPRLDGYQTCALIKNNPQFRATPVIMLSSKDGLFDKARGRIVGAEQYLTKPFTRDELLGAIHRHVSTVSSH from the coding sequence GTGAATTTGAACATGAGTGCTAATGACTTGGCTGGTCTCAAGGTCATGGTGATCGATGACTCGAAGACCATCCGCCGCACCGCGGAAACCCTGCTGAAAAAAGAGGGTTGCGAGGTGTTGACCGCCGTCGACGGCTTCGAGGCATTGGCCAAGATCTCCGACCAGAAGCCTGCGATCATCTTCGTCGACATCATGATGCCGCGGCTGGATGGCTATCAGACCTGCGCGCTGATCAAAAACAATCCGCAGTTCCGCGCCACGCCGGTGATCATGCTGTCCTCCAAGGATGGCCTGTTCGACAAGGCGCGTGGCCGTATCGTCGGTGCCGAGCAGTATCTGACCAAGCCGTTCACGCGGGACGAACTGCTTGGTGCCATCCATCGCCACGTCAGCACGGTATCGAGCCACTGA
- the gshB gene encoding glutathione synthase: MTLSVGVLMDPIGAIKMAKDTSFAMLLEARRRGHSLHYFEQGDLALRDGEPWGRIAPLDVREDPQRWHTLGPAQWRDLRELDVVLMRKDPPVDAQFIYDTMVLEAAQRGGVAVINDPRSLRDCNEKLFALAFPPCIAPTLVSRDAGELRRFTAEHGEVVLKPLDGMGGRGIFRVKAGDSNLNSMLETLLGGDAHGGGRQFAIAQKYIPEISAGDKRILVVDGEPVPYALARIPQGDEFRGNLAAGGRGVGVPLSERDRWIVSQVAPELRRRGLLFVGLDVIGDYLTEINVTSPTCVRELDAQFGLNIAGQLFDAIEQHATGNRKA; the protein is encoded by the coding sequence ATGACCCTTTCGGTCGGCGTGCTGATGGACCCCATCGGCGCGATCAAGATGGCCAAGGACACCAGCTTCGCGATGCTGCTGGAAGCCCGGCGCCGCGGCCACTCGCTGCACTACTTCGAACAGGGCGACCTGGCGCTGCGCGACGGCGAGCCGTGGGGGCGGATCGCGCCGCTCGACGTGCGCGAGGACCCGCAGCGCTGGCATACGCTGGGCCCGGCGCAGTGGCGCGACCTGCGCGAACTCGACGTGGTGCTGATGCGCAAGGACCCGCCGGTCGACGCCCAGTTCATCTACGACACGATGGTGCTGGAGGCGGCCCAGCGCGGCGGCGTGGCGGTGATCAACGACCCGCGTTCGCTGCGCGATTGCAACGAGAAGCTGTTCGCGCTGGCGTTTCCGCCATGCATCGCCCCGACCCTGGTCTCCCGCGATGCCGGCGAACTGCGCCGGTTCACCGCCGAACATGGCGAAGTGGTGCTGAAACCGCTGGACGGCATGGGTGGGCGCGGCATCTTCCGGGTCAAGGCCGGCGACAGCAACCTCAACTCCATGCTGGAAACCCTGCTCGGCGGCGACGCCCACGGCGGGGGGCGGCAGTTCGCGATCGCGCAGAAATACATCCCGGAGATCAGCGCCGGCGACAAGCGCATCCTGGTGGTCGATGGCGAACCGGTGCCGTACGCGCTCGCGCGCATCCCGCAGGGCGACGAATTCCGCGGCAACCTGGCCGCCGGCGGGCGCGGCGTCGGCGTGCCGCTGTCCGAGCGCGACCGCTGGATCGTGAGCCAAGTGGCGCCCGAACTCCGCCGGCGCGGCCTGCTGTTCGTGGGGCTGGACGTGATCGGCGACTACCTGACCGAGATCAACGTCACATCCCCGACCTGCGTGCGTGAACTCGACGCGCAGTTCGGGCTTAACATTGCCGGCCAGCTGTTCGACGCCATCGAGCAGCACGCCACCGGAAACCGCAAAGCGTGA